A section of the Amblyomma americanum isolate KBUSLIRL-KWMA chromosome 2, ASM5285725v1, whole genome shotgun sequence genome encodes:
- the LOC144119414 gene encoding uncharacterized protein LOC144119414, with translation MSQAYVISRICYATPYLNMNKAEIEKVDRILRKCAKRALGLPTSTSTARLEKMGVHNRWVELAEGVRISQLERLGQSETGRTILEWVGIRPESSTHKMVNIPAGIRAKICVPPMPRNMHPVYNKERREHRAKAYERKLKERPADQVAYVDAACGQHGAAVSAVVDGAGVPTVAASSRTRDANAAEELAIALACVGTKATTILSDSKTAVRNFAKGRISEEAKHVLEARPIERNIEIIWIPAHESIAGNEAAHELARALYHRAAAEQPSRIDMKDGLISYHEITEHYKLSRRVYPPPDRSLGTEEAIAWRRLQGGNHISPFWVYITISKEENDQYCITCGERGTLDHVIWECAGSPGAEQKIEDREAWETLLRSEDPAKQRQAIRLAAEAVKRQCVFTRP, from the coding sequence ATGTCACAGGCGTACGTAATAAGTCGGATCTGCTACGCGACGCCGTACCTAAACATGAACAAGGCAGAAATAGAGAAGGTAGACAGAATATTGAGGAAATGCGCCAAGCGAGCTCTGGGACTCCCGACATCTACGTCGACGGCGCGGCTTGAAAAAATGGGGGTACACAACAGATGGGTTGAGCTGGCAGAGGGGGTGAGAATATCCCAATTAGAACGGCTCGGCCAGTCTGAAACGGGCAGGACAATACTCGAATGGGTAGGAATCCGGCCAGAAAGTAGCACGCACAAGATGGTAAACATCCCGGCAGGAATCAGGGCCAAGATATGCGTCCCACCTATGCCGCGGAACATGCACCCCGTGTATAACAAGGAAAGGCGAGAACATAGGGCTAAGGCCTATGAGAGGAAGCTGAAGGAGCGACCGGCAGACCAGGTGGCGTACGTAGACGCGGCGTGCGGACAGCACGGGGCGGCTGTATCCGCTGTGGTCGACGGGGCAGGAGTACCAACGGTAGCGGCTTCGAGCCGCACAAGAGATGCCAATGCGGCGGAAGAGttggcgatagcgctcgcttgcgtcggtaccaaggccacgacgattttaagtgacagcaaaactgcagtaagaaacttcgcgaaaggaagaatctcggaagaggccaaacacgtcctcgaggcgaggccgatagaacgtaacatagagataatatggatcccagcgcatgagtctattgcaggaaatgaggctgcacacgagcttgcccgagctctctatcaccgggcggccgcagagcagccctctcgcatagacatgaaagatggcctaatttcataccacgagatcacggaacattataagctgagcaggagggtctatccgccgcccgaccgttccctcggaacagaggaggcaattgcgtggagaagattgcaaggggggaatcatataagccccttctgggtatacatcacaatctccaaagaggagaacgaccaatattgtataacgtgcggggagaggggcactctcgaccatgtcatatgggaatgtgctggaagcccgggcgccgagcaaaagatagaagatagagaagcctgggagaccttgctgcggagcgaggaccccgctaagcagcgacaagccatccgcctggcggctgaggccgtgaagcgacaatgtgtcttcaccagaccttag